The following coding sequences lie in one Kryptolebias marmoratus isolate JLee-2015 linkage group LG5, ASM164957v2, whole genome shotgun sequence genomic window:
- the LOC108243919 gene encoding zinc finger protein 182 isoform X2 yields MDSQVDDVQQLLVIKEEFPSERQNWSPRLDQEDQNPPQVKEEEEEADITEFIFSPVSPKSEDDEEKPQSSDLHLSRTKENRDSVGPDPDQYLDSNLEDKTSDLSDVCRSDHLGHNRINRGEKPFSCSVCWAAFGTKEHFVEHIRVHRDINQLSVTKEEFPPEQQLWSPRLDQEDLKPPGINQEKEEAEIFKSSSVPVNNEDDEELHPSKTEKNRDIVGPKPHPDHFVHRSSLTSHIRLHTGEKPFICSICQAAFNRKQSLVLHTKTHSGEKPFTCSICQSAFKWRATFERHTRTHCGKPFSCSVCKAVFGKKLHYMEHIRSHKDVQQVLVSKHESPPEQQNWSPRLDQEDQKSLQMKGKHKEADSTQSTISSVSVKFEDDEEKPQSSELHLIQTEKNRDSVEPEPDQYLESHPEDKSSRSPDIYQPDLLTHNTIDTGEKPFSCSICKTTFKLKTSLVLHTRTHSGVKPFSCSVCKVAFLTKYTLLQHMRTHTEEKLFSWDQKFAWASAAKARQHITSGKE; encoded by the exons ATGGACTCTCAAGTTGATG ATGTCCAGCAGCTGTTGGTGATCAAAGAGGAGTTTCCTTCTGAGCGACAAAACTGGAGTCCCAGACTGGATCAGGAGGACCAGAACCCCCCACAGgttaaagaggaagaggaggaggctgacATCACAGAGTTTATATTCAGCCCTGTCAGTCCAAAgagtgaagatgatgaagagaaGCCTCAGTCCTCAGATCTTCATCTCAGTCGGACCAAGGAGAACAGAGACTCTGTGGGGCCAGATCCAGATCAATATTTAGACTCAAACCTTGAAGATAAAACTTCAGACCTTTCAGACGTCTGCAGGTCAGATCATTTAGGACACAACAGAATCAACAGAGGagaaaaacctttcagctgctcagtTTGTTGGGCGGCTTTTGGAACGAAAGAGCATTTTGTGGAACACATAAGAGTCCATAGAG ACATCAATCAGCTGTCTGTGACCAAAGAGGAGTTTCCTCCAGAGCAGCAACTCTGGAGTCCCAGACTGGACCAGGAGGACCTAAAGCCCCCAGGCATTaatcaagaaaaagaagaagctgaaatatttaagtCCAGTTCTGTACCCGTGAACaatgaggatgatgaagagctTCATCCCAGCAAGACTGAGAAGAACAGAGACATCGTGGGACCAAAACCACATCCAGATCA CTTTGTTCACAGGTCCAGTCTAACGTCTCATATACGACTTCACACCGGAGAGAAACCCTTCATCTGTTCCATCTGTCAGGCAGCTTTCAACCGGAAACAAAGTCTTGTACTACACACAAAAACTCACAGTGGAGAGAAGCCTTTCACCTGTTCCATCTGTCAGTCAGCTTTCAAATGGAGAGCAACGTTTGAACGACACACAAGAACCCACTGCGGGAAACCTTTCAGTTGCTCAGTTTGTAAAGCTGTGTTTGGAAAGAAACTGCATTATATGGAGCACATAAGATCTCATAAAG ACGTCCAGCAGGTCTTAGTTTCCAAACATGAATCTCCTCCTGAGCAGCAGAACTGGAGTCCCAGActggaccaggaggaccagAAGTCTTTACAGATGAAAGGAAAACATAAGGAGGCTGATTCAACACAGTCCACAATCAGTTCTGTCTCTGTGAAGtttgaagatgatgaagaaaaaCCTCAGTCCTCAGAGCTTCATCTTATCCAGACTGAGAAGAACAGAGACTCtgtggaaccagaaccagatcaaTATTTAGAATCACATCCTGAAGACAAATCTTCAAGATCTCCAGACATTTATCAGCCAGATCTGCTAACACACAACACAATCGACACAGGagaaaaacctttcagctgctccattTGTAAGACAACGTTCAAACTGAAAACCTCTCTCGTGCTACACACAAGAACCCACTCTGGAGTgaaacctttcagctgctccgtTTGTAAAGTTGCCTTCCTAACTAAATATACTTTACTGCAGCACATGAGGACCCACACTGAAGAGAAGCTGTTCAGCTGGGACCAGAAATTTGCTTGGGCCTCAGCAGCCAAAGCACGTCAGCACATCACTTCAGGCAAGGAATGA
- the LOC108243919 gene encoding oocyte zinc finger protein XlCOF28 isoform X1 produces the protein MDSQVDDVQQLLVIKEEFPSERQNWSPRLDQEDQNPPQVKEEEEEADITEFIFSPVSPKSEDDEEKPQSSDLHLSRTKENRDSVGPDPDQYLDSNLEDKTSDLSDVCRSDHLGHNRINRGEKPFSCSVCWAAFGTKEHFVEHIRVHRDINQLSVTKEEFPPEQQLWSPRLDQEDLKPPGINQEKEEAEIFKSSSVPVNNEDDEELHPSKTEKNRDIVGPKPHPDQYVESNFKDKTSDSSETDVSDGNWEEHSEPQSRLNSVRKNKVSAGDRRSESSKKIYSCTKCGKTFKRKSSLVRHNRIHTGEKPFTCSDCKATFAFKYRLVHHVKMHNRETPFSCSVCKAAFLFKYRLVRHMRVHARQESYSCTVCGKEFSRKNCLISHMSRHTKPNNCPICGRSFVHRSSLTSHIRLHTGEKPFICSICQAAFNRKQSLVLHTKTHSGEKPFTCSICQSAFKWRATFERHTRTHCGKPFSCSVCKAVFGKKLHYMEHIRSHKDVQQVLVSKHESPPEQQNWSPRLDQEDQKSLQMKGKHKEADSTQSTISSVSVKFEDDEEKPQSSELHLIQTEKNRDSVEPEPDQYLESHPEDKSSRSPDIYQPDLLTHNTIDTGEKPFSCSICKTTFKLKTSLVLHTRTHSGVKPFSCSVCKVAFLTKYTLLQHMRTHTEEKLFSWDQKFAWASAAKARQHITSGKE, from the exons ATGGACTCTCAAGTTGATG ATGTCCAGCAGCTGTTGGTGATCAAAGAGGAGTTTCCTTCTGAGCGACAAAACTGGAGTCCCAGACTGGATCAGGAGGACCAGAACCCCCCACAGgttaaagaggaagaggaggaggctgacATCACAGAGTTTATATTCAGCCCTGTCAGTCCAAAgagtgaagatgatgaagagaaGCCTCAGTCCTCAGATCTTCATCTCAGTCGGACCAAGGAGAACAGAGACTCTGTGGGGCCAGATCCAGATCAATATTTAGACTCAAACCTTGAAGATAAAACTTCAGACCTTTCAGACGTCTGCAGGTCAGATCATTTAGGACACAACAGAATCAACAGAGGagaaaaacctttcagctgctcagtTTGTTGGGCGGCTTTTGGAACGAAAGAGCATTTTGTGGAACACATAAGAGTCCATAGAG ACATCAATCAGCTGTCTGTGACCAAAGAGGAGTTTCCTCCAGAGCAGCAACTCTGGAGTCCCAGACTGGACCAGGAGGACCTAAAGCCCCCAGGCATTaatcaagaaaaagaagaagctgaaatatttaagtCCAGTTCTGTACCCGTGAACaatgaggatgatgaagagctTCATCCCAGCAAGACTGAGAAGAACAGAGACATCGTGGGACCAAAACCACATCCAGATCAGTACGTGGAATcaaactttaaagacaaaacttcaGATTCTTCAGAGACGGATGTCAGTGATGGAAACTGGGAGGAGCACAGTGAACCTCAGTCACGTTTAAACtctgtcagaaaaaacaaagtttctgcaGGTGATAGAAGATCTGAGAGCAGTAAGAAGATTTATAGCTGCACTAAATGTGGTAAAACATTCAAACGCAAGTCATCTTTGGTTCGACACAACAGAATCCACACAGGGGAAAAACCTTTCACCTGCTCTGACTGCAAAGCaacttttgcatttaaatatcGCTTAGTGCATCACGTGAAAATGCACAACAGAGAAacacctttcagctgctctgtttgtaaagcagcttttttatttaaatatcgCTTAGTGCGACACATGAGAGTCCACGCTAGACAAGAATCTTACAGCTGCACTGTTTGCGGTAAAGAGTTTAGCAGGAAGAACTGCCTAATTTCTCACATGAGTCGTCACACAAAACCTAACAACTGCCCAATCTGTGGTCGAAGCTTTGTTCACAGGTCCAGTCTAACGTCTCATATACGACTTCACACCGGAGAGAAACCCTTCATCTGTTCCATCTGTCAGGCAGCTTTCAACCGGAAACAAAGTCTTGTACTACACACAAAAACTCACAGTGGAGAGAAGCCTTTCACCTGTTCCATCTGTCAGTCAGCTTTCAAATGGAGAGCAACGTTTGAACGACACACAAGAACCCACTGCGGGAAACCTTTCAGTTGCTCAGTTTGTAAAGCTGTGTTTGGAAAGAAACTGCATTATATGGAGCACATAAGATCTCATAAAG ACGTCCAGCAGGTCTTAGTTTCCAAACATGAATCTCCTCCTGAGCAGCAGAACTGGAGTCCCAGActggaccaggaggaccagAAGTCTTTACAGATGAAAGGAAAACATAAGGAGGCTGATTCAACACAGTCCACAATCAGTTCTGTCTCTGTGAAGtttgaagatgatgaagaaaaaCCTCAGTCCTCAGAGCTTCATCTTATCCAGACTGAGAAGAACAGAGACTCtgtggaaccagaaccagatcaaTATTTAGAATCACATCCTGAAGACAAATCTTCAAGATCTCCAGACATTTATCAGCCAGATCTGCTAACACACAACACAATCGACACAGGagaaaaacctttcagctgctccattTGTAAGACAACGTTCAAACTGAAAACCTCTCTCGTGCTACACACAAGAACCCACTCTGGAGTgaaacctttcagctgctccgtTTGTAAAGTTGCCTTCCTAACTAAATATACTTTACTGCAGCACATGAGGACCCACACTGAAGAGAAGCTGTTCAGCTGGGACCAGAAATTTGCTTGGGCCTCAGCAGCCAAAGCACGTCAGCACATCACTTCAGGCAAGGAATGA
- the LOC108243924 gene encoding gastrula zinc finger protein XlCGF57.1 has protein sequence MDSRVDGIKEEFPPEQQNWSPRLDQEDPQVKEEEEEADITEFIFNPVPVKSEDDEEKPQLSELYPSKTENRNSVGPEPDQYLESDSKDKLDDNSENNEPPSVFSFVRNKTVPVGDTRCESGEKLYSCSECGKTFCQRSALLKHGRVHTGEKPFSCSVCKAVFAWKHAVVQHMRIHTGEKPFSCSVCEAAFAWRYALVQHMRTHSGEKPFSCSVCEAAFGRKTSLLQHMKRHSGEKPFSCSVCGQKLSSKTGLNYHLRRHTGEKPFSCSVCEAAFARKSGLQQHMIRHSGEKPFSCSLCGQKLSSKEGLNYHMRIHTGEKPYSCLSCNKAFHCETNLREHLKTHTVETPYSCSVCGLNFRHKYAVTRHMKCHSEEKPYSCSVCTAAFKRKHDLMGHLKIHTEERPFICSFCSAAFKRKCTLEEHLRIHTGDKPFSCSVCGHSFSYRSHLSYHKKEHTREKPFSCSVCKETFKWKTAFLQHTKTHEEKPFSCSICKEGFKFKSAFLHHTRIHKEERPFSCSICNATFKWKHCLEPHIRSHAGKLPFSCSVCKAVFRRKQALVKHTIIHTDK, from the exons ATGGACTCTCGTGTTGATG GCATTAAAGAGGAGTTTCCTCCTGAGCAGCAGAACTGGAGTCCCAGACTGGACCAGGAGGACCCACAAgttaaagaggaagaggaggaggccgATATCACAGAGTTTATATTCAACCCTGTCCCTGTGAAgagtgaagatgatgaagaaaaGCCTCAGCTCTCAGAACTTTATCCCAGCAAGACCGAGAACAGAAACTCTGTGGGACCAGAACCAGATCAGTATTTAGAGTCAGATTCTAAAGACAAATTAGATGACAACTCGGAGAACAACGAACCTCCTTCAGTTTTCAGCtttgtgagaaataaaacagttccTGTAGGTGATACAAGATGTGAGAGCGGTGAGAAGCTTTACAGCTGCTCTGAATGTGGTAAAACGTTCTGCCAGAGGTCAGCTTTGTTAAAACATggcagagtccacacaggagaaaaacctttcagctgctctgtgtgtaAAGCAGTTTTCGCATGGAAACATGCTGTCGTGcaacacatgagaatccacacaggagagaaacctttcagctgctctgtctgCGAAGCAGCTTTCGCATGGAGGTACGCATTAGTACAGCACATGAGGACGCACAGCGGAGagaaacctttcagctgctctgtctgTGAAGCTGCGTTTGGGAGGAAAACCAGCTTACTGCAACACATGAAAAGGCACAGCGGagaaaaacctttcagctgctctgtttgtgGTCAGAAGCTGAGTAGTAAGACAGGTCTAAATTATCACTTGAGACGGCACACTGGAGAGAAACCattcagctgctctgtttgtgAGGCAGCCTTTGCAAGGAAAAGTGGCTTACAGCAACACATGATAAGGCACAGTGGAGAGaagcctttcagctgctccctttgTGGTCAGAAGCTCAGTAGTAAGGAAGGTCTAAATTatcacatgagaatccacacaggagaaaaaccTTACAGCTGCTTGTCTTGTAACAAAGCTTTTCATTGTGAAACTAATTTAAGGGAACATCTAAAAACCCACACTGTAGAGACACCATACAGCTGCTCAGTCTGTGGCCTAAATTTCAGACACAAATACGCTGTAACCCGTCACATGAAATGTCACAGCGAAGAGAAACCGTACAGCTGCTCAGTTTGTACGGCagcctttaaaagaaaacacgaTTTGATGGGACACCTGAAGATCCACACAGAGGAAAGGCCTTTCATATGTTCTTTCTGTagtgcagcttttaaaagaaaatgcactttAGAAGAACACTTGAGAATCCACACCGGAGATAAGCCGTTCAGCTGCTCCGTCTGTGGCCATAGCTTCAGTTACAGGTCCCATCTGAGTTATCACAAGAAAGAACATACGAGAGAAAAACCTTTTAGCTGCTCCGTCTGTAAGGAAACCTTCAAATGGAAGACAGCTTTTTTGCAACACACAAAAACCCACGAAGagaaacctttcagctgctccatcTGTAAGGAGGGCTTCaaatttaaatctgcttttttacaCCACACGAGAATCCACAAAGAAGAGAGACCTTTTAGCTGCTCCATCTGTAACGCGACTTTCAAATGGAAACACTGTTTGGAACCACACATAAGAAGCCATGCGGGAAAACTCCCCTTCAGCTGCTCAGTTTGTAAGGCAGTATTCAGAAGGAAACAAGCTTTagtaaaacacacaataatCCATACAGATAAATAA
- the LOC108243928 gene encoding gastrula zinc finger protein XlCGF7.1 — protein MDKPTHSDVQQLLVVKKEFPPEQQNWSPSLDQKTPQIKQEPVEDDIIEVIFSPVHVKSEDDEERLQTSELYLSKTEENRDSAGPDPDQYLNSDPEEKIPDFSETDVSDEICANSEPPSALTFVRNNKVPVGEAGSESGKKFHSCTECGRTFSQRSDLSRHQRVHTGEKPFSCSICKAAFAWKHTLVNHMSVHTGEKPFSCSVCTAAFARKSGLQQHMRTHSGEKPFSCSLCDQKFSSKQNLIYHMRCHTGENPYSCLFCNKAFPCKMSLTEHTKIHTGETPYSCSVCGQSFGRKLCLTRHMRCHSEDKPFSLYVEVVFLPSS, from the exons AtggacaaaccaacacacagtG acGTCCAGCAGCTGTTGGTGGTCAAAAAGGAGTTTCCTCCTGAGCAGCAGAACTGGAGTCCCAGTCTGGACCAGAAGACCCCACAGATTAAACAGGAACCAGTGGAGGATGATATCATAGAGGTTATATTCAGCCCTGTTCATGTAAAgagtgaagatgatgaagagagACTTCAGACTTCTGAACTTTATCTCAGCAAGACTGAGGAGAACAGAGACTCTGCGGGACCAGATCCAGATCAGTATTTAAATTCAGACCCTGAAGAAAAAATTCCAGATTTTTCAGAGACCGATGTCAGTGATGAAATCTGTGCGAACAGTGAACCTCCTTCAGCTTTAACCTTTGTGAGAAATAATAAAGTTCCTGTCGGTGAAGCAGGATCTGAGAGCGGTAAGAAGTTTCACAGCTGCACTGAATGTGGTAGAACATTCAGCCAGAGGTCAGATCTATCAAGACACCaaagagtccacacaggagaaaaacctttcagctgctccatcTGTAAAGCAGCGTTTGCGTGGAAACATACGTTAGTGAACCACATGAGTGTCCACACTGGGGAAAAACCGTTCAGCTGCTCCGTCTGTACAGCAGCCTTTGCGAGGAAAAGTGGCTTACAGCAACACATGAGAACGCACAGTGGAGAGaagcctttcagctgctccctttgTGATCAAAAGTTCAGCAGTAAGCAGAATCTAATTTATCACATGAGATGCCACACAGGAGAAAACCCTTACAGCTGCTTATTTTGCAACAAAGCTTTCCCGTGCAAAATGAGTTTAACGGAGCACACAAAAATCCACACTGGGGAGACGCCGTACAGCTGCTCGGTCTGCGGCCAAAGTTTCGGTCGCAAGTTGTGTCTGACTCGTCACATGAGATGCCACAGTGAAGACAAacccttcagct TATACGTGGAGGTTGTGTTCTTACCCTCATCgtga